A region from the Citrobacter koseri ATCC BAA-895 genome encodes:
- a CDS encoding transketolase family protein — protein sequence MIKVAPAGQKENMEMRKVYAGFVAEQIEAGSQIIALEADLMSSMAMDGVARDYPQHVINCGIMEANVIGTAAGLSLTGRKPFVHTFTAFASRRCFDQLFMSLDYQRNNVKVIASDAGVTACHNGGTHMSFEDMGIVRGLAHSVVLEVTDAVMFKDILRQLIELEGFYWVRTIRKQAPSIYAPGSTFTIGKGNVLREGSDITLIANGIMVAEALEAARQLEQDGVNAAVIDMFTLKPIDRMLVKNYAEKTGRIVTCENHSIHNGLGSAVAEVLVETCPVPMRRVGVKERYGQVGTQDFLQKEYGLTAEAIVEAAKTLL from the coding sequence ATGATTAAGGTTGCACCCGCGGGACAAAAAGAGAACATGGAAATGCGTAAAGTGTACGCCGGATTTGTGGCGGAGCAGATAGAGGCCGGAAGCCAGATTATCGCACTTGAAGCGGATCTCATGAGTTCTATGGCGATGGACGGCGTTGCGAGGGATTATCCTCAGCATGTGATCAACTGCGGCATTATGGAAGCCAATGTGATCGGCACTGCGGCAGGGCTATCGCTCACCGGACGCAAACCGTTTGTCCATACCTTCACCGCCTTTGCCAGCCGTCGCTGTTTTGATCAGCTGTTTATGTCGCTCGATTACCAGCGCAACAACGTCAAGGTGATCGCGTCGGATGCCGGCGTGACTGCCTGCCATAACGGCGGCACCCATATGTCTTTTGAAGATATGGGCATTGTGCGCGGGCTGGCGCATTCGGTCGTGCTGGAAGTGACCGATGCCGTCATGTTTAAAGATATTTTGCGCCAGCTTATCGAGCTTGAGGGTTTTTACTGGGTTCGAACCATCCGCAAACAGGCCCCGAGCATTTATGCGCCGGGATCGACGTTCACCATCGGTAAAGGGAATGTTCTGCGTGAAGGCAGTGATATCACGCTAATTGCCAACGGCATTATGGTTGCCGAGGCGCTGGAGGCGGCTCGCCAGCTGGAGCAGGATGGCGTGAACGCGGCGGTTATCGATATGTTTACCCTCAAGCCCATCGACCGTATGCTGGTAAAAAATTACGCGGAGAAAACCGGGCGAATCGTCACCTGTGAGAACCACAGCATTCATAATGGACTTGGGTCGGCCGTGGCTGAAGTGCTGGTTGAAACGTGCCCGGTGCCCATGCGCCGCGTCGGCGTTAAAGAGCGTTATGGTCAGGTCGGGACGCAGGATTTCTTGCAGAAGGAGTATGGTTTGACCGCAGAGGCCATTGTGGAAGCGGCGAAAACGCTGCTGTAA
- the yfcC gene encoding putative basic amino acid antiporter YfcC, translated as MSAVTESQSRPAKKWAMPDTLVIIFFVAILTSLATWVVPVGMFDSQEVQYQVDGQTKTRKVVDPHSFRILTNEAGEAQYHRVQLFTTGDERPGLMNFPFEGLTSGSKFGTAVGIIMFMLVIGGAFGIVMRTGTIDNGILALIRHTRGNEVLFIPVLFILFSLGGAVFGMGEEAVAFAIIIAPLMVRLGYDSITTVLVTYIATQIGFASSWMNPFCVVVAQGIAGVPVLSGSSLRIVVWFVSTLIGLLFTLTYAARVKKNPHLSRVHESDRYFREKQDEIAQRPFTAGDWLVLIVLTGVMIWVIWGVTVHAWFIPEIASQFFTMGVVIGIIGVIFRLNGMTVNIMASSFTEGARMMIAPALLVGFAKGILLLVGNGEAGDASVLNTLLNSIAHGISGLNNAVAAWFMLLFQAVFNFFVTSGSGQAALTMPLLAPLGDLVGVNRQVTVLAFQFGDGFSHIIYPTSASLMATLGVCRVDFRNWLKVGATLLGLLFIMSSVVVIGAQLMGYH; from the coding sequence ATGTCCGCAGTAACAGAATCGCAATCGCGGCCTGCCAAAAAATGGGCGATGCCCGATACGCTGGTGATTATTTTTTTCGTCGCCATTCTGACCAGTCTTGCCACCTGGGTTGTTCCCGTCGGAATGTTCGACAGCCAGGAGGTGCAGTATCAGGTTGACGGGCAGACGAAAACCCGCAAAGTGGTCGATCCCCACTCTTTTCGTATTCTCACCAACGAAGCCGGTGAAGCGCAGTATCACCGCGTCCAGCTCTTTACAACCGGCGATGAAAGACCCGGCTTAATGAATTTCCCGTTCGAAGGATTAACCTCCGGTTCTAAATTCGGCACGGCTGTCGGCATCATCATGTTTATGCTGGTGATCGGCGGCGCGTTCGGCATCGTCATGCGTACAGGCACCATTGATAACGGTATTCTGGCGCTGATACGCCATACGCGCGGCAATGAGGTGCTGTTTATCCCGGTGCTGTTCATCCTCTTCTCACTGGGCGGCGCGGTTTTTGGTATGGGGGAAGAGGCCGTCGCCTTTGCGATTATTATCGCGCCGCTGATGGTACGCCTGGGCTATGACAGCATTACCACCGTACTGGTCACCTATATCGCCACCCAGATTGGTTTTGCCAGTTCATGGATGAACCCGTTTTGCGTCGTGGTCGCGCAGGGGATTGCGGGCGTACCGGTCCTTTCCGGCTCTAGCTTGCGCATTGTTGTGTGGTTCGTTTCCACGCTGATTGGTCTTCTTTTTACCCTGACCTATGCCGCGCGGGTGAAAAAGAATCCCCATCTGTCGCGCGTCCATGAATCCGATCGCTATTTTCGTGAGAAGCAGGACGAAATCGCTCAACGTCCTTTCACCGCTGGCGACTGGCTGGTGCTGATTGTGCTGACCGGGGTGATGATTTGGGTTATCTGGGGAGTGACTGTTCACGCGTGGTTTATTCCTGAGATTGCCAGCCAGTTCTTCACGATGGGCGTGGTCATCGGCATCATTGGAGTTATTTTCCGCCTCAACGGTATGACGGTGAACATCATGGCCTCCTCGTTCACCGAAGGCGCCAGAATGATGATTGCCCCGGCCCTGCTGGTCGGCTTCGCCAAAGGTATTTTATTGCTCGTGGGTAACGGCGAGGCGGGCGATGCCAGCGTGTTAAATACCCTGTTGAACAGTATTGCTCACGGTATTAGCGGTCTGAACAACGCTGTCGCCGCATGGTTTATGCTGCTGTTTCAGGCCGTATTCAATTTCTTTGTCACCTCCGGTTCCGGTCAGGCGGCGTTAACGATGCCGCTTCTGGCTCCGTTAGGCGATCTGGTAGGCGTAAACCGTCAGGTTACGGTACTGGCCTTCCAGTTTGGCGATGGCTTCAGTCACATCATCTATCCAACGTCCGCATCGTTAATGGCGACATTAGGCGTGTGCCGGGTCGATTTTCGCAACTGGCTGAAGGTTGGCGCGACACTGCTGGGATTGCTGTTTATCATGTCCAGCGTGGTGGTTATCGGCGCGCAGTTGATGGGATACCATTGA
- the pta gene encoding phosphate acetyltransferase yields the protein MSRIIMLIPTGTSVGLTSVSLGVIRAMERKGVRLSVFKPIAQPRAGGNAPDQTTAIVRANSSVPAAEPLKMSHVESLLSSNQKDVLMEEIIANYHANTKDAEVVLVEGLVPTRKHQFAQSLNYEIAKTLNAEIVFVMSQGTDTPEQLNERIELTRSSFGGAKNTNITGVIVNKLNAPVDEQGRTRPDLSEIFDDSSKAKVVKVDPAKLQESSPLPVLGAVPWSFDLIATRAIDMARHLNATVVNEGDINTRRVKSVTFCARSIPHMLEHFRAGSLLVTSADRPDVLVAACLAAMNGVEIGALLLTGGYEMDARISKLCERAFATGLPVFMVNTNTWQTSLSLQSFNLEVPVDDHERIEKVQEYVANYINADWIESLTATSERSRRLSPPAFRYQLTELARKAGKRVVLPEGDEPRTVKAAAICAERGIATCVLLGNPEEINRVAASQGVELGAGIEIVDPEVVRESYVARLVELRKSKGMTETVAREQLEDNVVLGTLMLEQDEVDGLVSGAVHTTANTIRPPLQLIKTAPGSSLVSSVFFMLLPEQVYVYGDCAINPDPTAEQLAEIAIQSAESAIAFGIEPRVAMLSYSTGTSGAGSDVEKVREATRLAQEKRPDLMIDGPLQYDAAVMADVAKSKAPNSPVAGRATVFIFPDLNTGNTTYKAVQRSADLISIGPMLQGMRKPVNDLSRGALVDDIVYTIALTAIQSSQQQQ from the coding sequence GTGTCCCGTATTATTATGCTGATCCCTACCGGAACCAGCGTCGGCCTGACCAGCGTCAGCCTTGGCGTCATCCGTGCTATGGAACGCAAAGGCGTTCGTCTGAGCGTCTTTAAGCCAATCGCTCAACCGCGCGCGGGTGGCAATGCGCCAGACCAGACTACCGCTATCGTTCGTGCAAACTCGTCTGTCCCGGCGGCTGAACCGCTGAAGATGAGCCACGTTGAATCTCTGCTGTCCAGCAATCAGAAAGATGTGCTGATGGAAGAGATCATCGCGAACTATCACGCGAACACCAAAGATGCGGAAGTGGTGCTGGTTGAAGGCCTGGTTCCGACGCGTAAACACCAGTTCGCTCAGTCTCTGAACTACGAAATCGCGAAAACGCTGAATGCGGAAATCGTCTTCGTGATGTCTCAGGGCACCGACACCCCGGAACAGCTGAATGAGCGTATCGAACTGACTCGCAGCAGCTTCGGCGGCGCGAAAAACACCAACATCACCGGCGTTATTGTTAACAAACTGAACGCACCGGTTGATGAGCAGGGCCGTACCCGCCCGGATCTGTCTGAGATTTTCGACGACTCTTCCAAAGCGAAAGTGGTGAAAGTCGATCCGGCTAAACTCCAGGAATCCAGCCCGCTGCCGGTTCTGGGCGCGGTGCCGTGGAGCTTCGATCTGATTGCAACCCGTGCAATCGACATGGCGCGTCACCTGAACGCTACCGTTGTGAACGAAGGTGATATCAACACCCGTCGCGTGAAGTCTGTCACGTTCTGCGCGCGCAGCATTCCGCACATGCTGGAGCACTTCCGTGCGGGTTCTCTGCTGGTGACTTCTGCTGACCGTCCTGACGTACTGGTTGCGGCTTGCCTGGCGGCAATGAACGGCGTGGAAATCGGCGCTCTGCTGCTGACCGGCGGCTACGAAATGGACGCGCGCATCTCTAAACTGTGCGAACGTGCTTTCGCAACCGGCCTGCCAGTATTCATGGTGAACACTAACACCTGGCAGACCTCTCTGAGCCTACAGAGCTTCAACCTGGAAGTTCCGGTTGATGACCATGAGCGTATCGAAAAAGTTCAGGAATACGTTGCTAACTACATCAACGCTGACTGGATTGAATCCCTGACCGCGACCTCTGAGCGCAGCCGTCGTCTGTCTCCGCCTGCATTCCGCTACCAGCTGACCGAGCTGGCGCGTAAAGCCGGTAAACGCGTCGTTCTGCCGGAAGGCGACGAACCGCGTACCGTTAAAGCGGCAGCCATCTGTGCTGAACGTGGCATCGCGACTTGCGTCCTGCTGGGTAACCCGGAAGAGATCAACCGCGTTGCCGCCTCTCAGGGCGTAGAACTGGGCGCAGGCATTGAAATCGTCGACCCGGAAGTGGTTCGCGAAAGCTATGTCGCTCGTCTGGTTGAGCTGCGTAAGAGCAAAGGCATGACCGAAACCGTCGCCCGCGAACAGCTGGAAGACAATGTGGTTCTCGGTACGCTGATGCTGGAACAGGATGAAGTTGACGGTCTGGTTTCCGGTGCGGTTCACACCACGGCAAACACCATTCGTCCGCCGCTACAGCTGATCAAAACAGCACCAGGCAGCTCTCTGGTCTCTTCCGTGTTCTTCATGCTGCTGCCGGAACAGGTCTACGTTTACGGCGACTGCGCGATCAACCCGGACCCGACGGCAGAACAGCTGGCTGAAATCGCCATCCAGTCTGCGGAATCCGCAATTGCCTTCGGCATCGAACCGCGCGTTGCGATGCTCTCCTACTCCACCGGCACCTCTGGCGCAGGCAGCGACGTAGAGAAAGTGCGTGAAGCGACCCGTCTGGCGCAGGAAAAACGTCCTGACCTGATGATCGACGGCCCGCTGCAATACGACGCCGCAGTCATGGCTGATGTTGCGAAATCCAAAGCGCCGAACTCTCCGGTTGCAGGTCGCGCGACCGTGTTCATCTTCCCGGATCTGAACACCGGTAACACCACCTACAAAGCGGTACAGCGTTCTGCTGACCTGATCTCCATCGGGCCGATGCTACAGGGTATGCGCAAGCCGGTGAACGACCTGTCCCGTGGCGCGCTGGTAGATGATATCGTCTACACCATCGCCCTGACCGCGATTCAGTCTTCACAGCAACAGCAGTAA
- the ackA gene encoding acetate kinase has product MSSKLVLVLNCGSSSLKFAIIDAANGEEYLSGLAECFHLPEARIKWKMDGNKQEAALGAGAAHSEALNFIVNTILAQKPELSAQLTAIGHRIVHGGEKYTSSVVIDDSVIQGIKDAAPFAPLHNPAHLIGITEALKSFPELKEKNVAVFDTAFHQTMPEESYLYALPYSLYKEHGVRRYGFHGTSHYYVTQEAAKMLNKPVEELNIITCHLGNGGSVSAIRNGQCVDTSMGLTPLEGLVMGTRTGDIDPAIIFFLHDNLGMNIDQINKMLTKESGLLGLTEVTSDCRYVEDNYTAKEDAKRAMDVYCHRLAKYIGSYTALMEGRLDAVVFTGGIGENAAMVRELSLGKLGVLGFEVDHERNLAARFGKSGFINKEGTRPAVVIPTNEELVIAQDASRLTA; this is encoded by the coding sequence ATGTCGAGTAAGTTAGTACTGGTTCTGAACTGCGGTAGCTCCTCACTGAAATTTGCAATCATCGATGCAGCGAACGGTGAAGAATACCTTTCTGGTTTAGCCGAATGTTTCCATCTTCCTGAAGCACGTATCAAATGGAAAATGGACGGCAATAAACAAGAAGCGGCTTTAGGTGCAGGCGCCGCTCACAGTGAAGCGCTGAACTTTATTGTTAATACTATTCTGGCACAAAAACCAGAACTGTCTGCGCAGTTGACCGCAATTGGTCACCGTATCGTACACGGCGGCGAGAAGTATACCAGCTCCGTGGTCATTGATGACTCCGTTATCCAGGGCATCAAAGACGCTGCGCCGTTCGCTCCGCTGCACAACCCGGCTCACCTGATCGGGATTACTGAAGCGCTGAAATCCTTCCCGGAACTGAAAGAAAAGAACGTTGCAGTTTTCGACACCGCGTTCCATCAGACCATGCCGGAAGAGTCTTACCTGTATGCCCTGCCGTACAGCCTGTACAAAGAACACGGCGTACGTCGTTACGGTTTCCACGGCACCAGCCACTACTATGTGACTCAGGAAGCCGCAAAAATGCTGAACAAGCCGGTTGAAGAACTGAACATCATCACCTGCCATCTGGGCAACGGTGGTTCCGTTTCTGCAATCCGCAACGGCCAGTGCGTTGACACCTCTATGGGTCTGACCCCGCTGGAAGGTCTGGTGATGGGCACCCGTACCGGTGACATCGACCCGGCAATCATCTTCTTCCTGCATGACAACCTGGGCATGAACATCGATCAGATCAACAAAATGCTGACCAAAGAATCAGGTCTGTTGGGTCTGACCGAAGTCACCAGCGACTGCCGTTATGTTGAAGACAACTACACCGCTAAAGAAGATGCAAAACGTGCGATGGACGTATACTGCCACCGTCTGGCGAAATACATCGGCTCTTACACCGCGCTGATGGAAGGTCGTCTGGACGCAGTGGTCTTCACTGGCGGTATCGGTGAAAACGCGGCGATGGTGCGTGAGCTGTCTCTGGGTAAACTGGGCGTGCTGGGCTTTGAAGTCGATCACGAACGTAACCTGGCTGCCCGTTTCGGCAAATCTGGTTTCATCAACAAAGAAGGTACCCGTCCTGCGGTGGTTATCCCAACCAACGAAGAACTGGTTATCGCGCAAGACGCGAGCCGTCTGACTGCCTGA
- the yfbV gene encoding terminus macrodomain insulation protein YfbV — MSTPDNRSVNFFSLFRRGQHYAKTWPMEKRLAPVFVENRVIRMTRYAIRFMPPIAVFTLCWQIALGGQLGPAVATALFALSLPMQGMWWLGKRSVTPLPPSILNWFYEVRGKLQEAGQALSPVEGKPDYQALADTLKRAFKQLDKTFLDDL; from the coding sequence ATGTCGACACCGGATAATCGCTCCGTGAATTTTTTTAGTTTGTTTCGCCGGGGGCAGCACTACGCAAAGACGTGGCCGATGGAAAAGCGCCTTGCGCCGGTCTTTGTTGAGAACCGCGTGATTCGTATGACGCGTTACGCCATTCGCTTTATGCCGCCGATCGCGGTGTTTACGCTGTGCTGGCAAATCGCGCTGGGCGGTCAGTTAGGCCCGGCGGTTGCCACAGCCCTGTTTGCGCTCAGTTTACCGATGCAAGGCATGTGGTGGCTGGGAAAACGCTCCGTTACGCCACTCCCGCCTTCCATCCTGAACTGGTTCTATGAGGTTCGGGGAAAATTGCAGGAAGCCGGGCAGGCGTTGTCGCCGGTAGAAGGCAAGCCGGATTACCAGGCATTAGCTGACACGCTTAAGCGCGCCTTCAAACAACTGGATAAAACTTTCCTTGATGATTTGTAA
- a CDS encoding YfbU family protein, translated as MEMTNAQRLILSNQYKMMTMLDPTNAERYRRLQTIIERGYGLQMRELDREFGELKEETCRTIIDIMEMYHALHVSWTNLKDAQTIDERRVTFLGFDAATEARYLGYVRFMVNVEGRYTHFDAGTHGFNAQTPMWEKYQRMLNVWHSCPRQYHLSSNEINQIINA; from the coding sequence ATGGAAATGACCAACGCTCAACGTCTGATTTTGTCTAACCAGTATAAAATGATGACCATGCTCGACCCGACCAACGCCGAGCGTTATCGCCGTCTGCAAACGATCATTGAACGCGGCTACGGCTTGCAGATGCGTGAGCTGGATCGTGAGTTTGGCGAACTGAAGGAAGAAACCTGCCGCACGATTATCGATATCATGGAGATGTATCACGCCTTACATGTGTCCTGGACTAACCTGAAAGACGCGCAGACCATTGACGAGCGTCGCGTGACGTTCCTCGGGTTTGATGCCGCAACCGAAGCGCGTTATCTGGGCTACGTTCGCTTTATGGTGAACGTGGAAGGGCGCTATACCCACTTTGATGCCGGTACTCATGGCTTTAATGCCCAGACGCCGATGTGGGAAAAATACCAGCGTATGCTGAATGTCTGGCACTCCTGCCCGCGCCAGTATCACCTGAGCTCGAACGAAATTAATCAGATTATCAATGCCTGA
- a CDS encoding sugar phosphatase: protein MPEGVSVQCKGFLFDLDGTLVDSLPVVERTWCNWADRFGLTHDEVLSFIHGKQAITSLRHFMAGKPEEEIAAEFTRLEQIEATDTAGIVALPGAVELLNHLNKAGIPWAIVTSGSMPVARARHQAAGLPAPEVFVTAERVKRGKPEPDAYLLGAQLLGLSPQECAVVEDAPAGILSGLAAGCHVIAVNAPEDTPRIADVDFALSSLEHISVTKQPNGNVVVLRNT from the coding sequence ATGCCTGAGGGGGTGAGCGTGCAGTGCAAAGGCTTTCTGTTTGATCTGGATGGAACGTTGGTTGACTCCTTACCCGTTGTAGAGCGGACATGGTGCAACTGGGCCGATCGTTTTGGCCTCACGCATGATGAAGTGCTGAGCTTTATTCATGGCAAGCAGGCTATCACTTCTCTGCGACACTTCATGGCGGGAAAGCCGGAAGAGGAGATCGCCGCAGAGTTTACCCGTCTGGAACAGATAGAAGCGACGGATACGGCAGGGATTGTGGCGTTGCCGGGCGCGGTCGAATTGCTGAACCATCTCAATAAAGCCGGTATCCCCTGGGCTATCGTTACTTCAGGCTCGATGCCGGTTGCGCGGGCGCGCCATCAGGCGGCCGGCCTTCCTGCGCCAGAGGTGTTTGTTACCGCTGAACGCGTGAAGCGCGGCAAACCGGAACCGGATGCCTATCTGCTGGGCGCCCAACTGCTTGGCCTCTCGCCGCAGGAATGCGCGGTGGTGGAAGACGCGCCTGCCGGGATTCTCTCCGGGCTGGCCGCCGGGTGTCATGTCATTGCGGTCAATGCGCCTGAGGACACGCCCCGCATTGCGGACGTCGATTTTGCCCTGAGCAGCCTTGAGCACATTTCCGTGACCAAACAGCCCAACGGAAACGTGGTCGTTCTTAGAAATACCTGA
- a CDS encoding SLC13 family permease, producing the protein MNGELIWVLSLLAIAVILFATGKVRMDAIALLVIVAFVLSGTLSISEAFSGFSDPNVVLIAALFIIGDGLVRTGVATVMGAWLVKMAGSSEVKMLVLLMITVAGLGAFMSSTGVVAIFIPVVLSVSMRMQTSPSRLMMPLSFAGLISGMMTLVATPPNLVVNSELLREGLHGFSFFSVTPIGLVVLFLGIIYMLVMRFMLKGDDASQQRDGWKRRAFRDLIKEYRLTGRARRLAIRPGSPMVGQRLDDLKLRERYGANVIGVERWRRFRRVIVNVNGVSEFRARDVLLIDMSAAEVDLREFCSEQLLEPMVLRGEYFSDQALDVGMAEISLIPESELIGKSVREIGFRTRYGLNVVGLKRDGVAIEGSLADEALLMGDIILVVGNWKLIGQLAKQGRDFVVLNMPVEVSDASPAHSQAPHAIFCLVLMVALMLTDEIPNPIAAIIACLLMGKFRCIDAESSYKAIHWPSIILIVGMMPFALALQKTGGVDLVVKGLMDVGGGYGPYMMLACLFVLCATIGLFISNTATAVLMAPIALAAAKSMGVSPYPFAMVVAMAASAAFMTPVSSPVNTLVLGPGNYSFSDFVKIGVPFTIIVMAVCVVMIPVLFPF; encoded by the coding sequence GTGAACGGTGAATTGATATGGGTTCTCTCCTTACTGGCGATTGCCGTTATCTTGTTTGCGACGGGCAAAGTGCGCATGGACGCGATTGCTTTGCTGGTCATTGTCGCCTTTGTTCTGAGTGGAACATTGAGCATCTCAGAGGCCTTTTCCGGCTTCAGCGATCCTAACGTTGTTCTGATTGCCGCCTTGTTCATTATCGGCGACGGACTGGTGCGTACCGGCGTCGCGACGGTCATGGGCGCCTGGCTGGTGAAAATGGCCGGTAGCAGCGAAGTCAAAATGCTGGTGCTGCTGATGATCACCGTTGCCGGGCTTGGCGCGTTTATGAGTTCAACCGGCGTGGTCGCGATTTTCATCCCGGTGGTGTTAAGCGTTTCTATGCGTATGCAGACCTCGCCTTCACGCCTGATGATGCCGCTCAGTTTTGCCGGTCTTATCAGCGGCATGATGACGCTGGTGGCGACGCCGCCCAACCTGGTGGTGAACAGTGAACTGCTGCGCGAAGGGCTGCACGGTTTTAGCTTCTTTAGCGTCACGCCGATTGGGCTGGTGGTGCTGTTCCTCGGCATTATCTACATGCTGGTGATGCGCTTTATGTTGAAAGGGGATGATGCGTCGCAGCAGCGTGATGGCTGGAAGCGTCGCGCCTTTCGCGATTTAATCAAAGAGTACCGTCTGACCGGTCGCGCCCGTCGGCTTGCCATTCGCCCGGGTTCGCCGATGGTCGGCCAGCGTCTGGATGACCTCAAGCTGCGTGAGCGCTATGGCGCGAACGTGATCGGCGTTGAACGCTGGCGGCGCTTTCGGCGCGTTATTGTTAACGTCAATGGGGTGTCGGAATTTCGCGCCCGCGATGTGTTACTGATCGATATGTCTGCCGCCGAGGTGGATCTCCGGGAATTTTGCAGCGAGCAACTGCTGGAGCCGATGGTTTTACGCGGCGAGTATTTTTCCGATCAGGCGCTGGACGTGGGGATGGCGGAAATCTCCCTGATTCCCGAATCGGAACTGATTGGCAAATCGGTGCGCGAGATCGGTTTTCGTACGCGCTATGGCCTGAATGTCGTCGGTCTGAAGCGTGACGGCGTGGCAATCGAAGGGTCGCTTGCTGATGAAGCGCTGTTAATGGGCGACATTATTCTGGTGGTGGGAAACTGGAAGCTGATTGGTCAACTGGCGAAGCAGGGCCGTGACTTCGTGGTGCTGAATATGCCTGTGGAAGTGAGCGATGCCTCCCCGGCGCACAGCCAGGCGCCGCATGCGATCTTCTGTCTGGTGCTGATGGTTGCGCTGATGCTGACCGATGAGATCCCTAACCCGATCGCGGCAATCATTGCTTGCCTGCTGATGGGGAAATTCCGCTGTATTGATGCAGAAAGCTCCTACAAAGCGATTCACTGGCCGAGCATTATCCTGATTGTCGGGATGATGCCTTTTGCGCTGGCGTTGCAAAAGACCGGCGGCGTTGATCTGGTCGTTAAAGGATTGATGGATGTCGGCGGCGGTTATGGCCCCTATATGATGCTGGCATGTCTGTTTGTGCTGTGCGCCACCATCGGGCTGTTTATTTCCAATACCGCGACCGCCGTGCTGATGGCGCCGATAGCCCTTGCGGCAGCGAAATCGATGGGGGTGTCACCGTATCCTTTCGCGATGGTGGTGGCAATGGCGGCGTCGGCGGCGTTCATGACGCCGGTCTCCTCGCCGGTAAACACGCTGGTTCTGGGGCCGGGGAATTACAGTTTTAGCGACTTTGTTAAGATCGGGGTGCCGTTTACGATAATCGTTATGGCGGTATGCGTGGTGATGATCCCGGTGCTGTTTCCGTTTTGA
- the yfbR gene encoding 5'-deoxynucleotidase, with the protein MKQSHFFAHLSRLKLINRWPLMRNVRTENVSEHSLQVAMVAHALAAIKNRKFGGQVNAERIALLAMYHDASEVLTGDLPTPVKYFNSQIAQEYKAIEKIAQQKLVDMVPDELRDIFAPLIDEHAYSEEEKSVVKQADALCAYLKCLEELSAGNNEFLLAKTRLEKTLASRRSEEMDYFMAVFVPSFHLSLDEISQDSPL; encoded by the coding sequence ATGAAGCAGAGCCATTTTTTTGCCCACCTCTCCCGCCTGAAACTGATTAACCGCTGGCCATTGATGCGCAACGTGCGCACCGAAAACGTCTCCGAACACAGTTTGCAGGTGGCGATGGTCGCCCACGCGCTTGCCGCTATCAAAAATCGCAAATTCGGCGGCCAGGTCAATGCCGAGCGTATTGCGCTACTGGCGATGTACCACGATGCCTCTGAAGTGTTGACCGGCGATCTCCCGACCCCGGTGAAATACTTCAATTCGCAAATCGCGCAGGAATACAAAGCGATTGAGAAAATTGCTCAGCAAAAACTGGTGGATATGGTTCCTGACGAACTGCGCGATATTTTTGCACCGCTGATCGACGAACATGCTTACAGCGAAGAAGAGAAATCGGTTGTGAAGCAAGCCGACGCGCTTTGCGCCTATCTGAAGTGTCTGGAAGAGTTATCGGCGGGCAATAATGAATTCCTGCTGGCAAAAACGCGACTGGAAAAAACCCTGGCGTCGCGCCGCAGCGAAGAGATGGACTATTTTATGGCGGTGTTTGTGCCCAGTTTTCACCTCTCGCTGGATGAAATCAGCCAGGATTCGCCGCTATAA